A portion of the Excalfactoria chinensis isolate bCotChi1 chromosome Z unlocalized genomic scaffold, bCotChi1.hap2 SUPER_Z_unloc_1, whole genome shotgun sequence genome contains these proteins:
- the LOC140264720 gene encoding DNA-directed RNA polymerase I subunit RPA49-like has protein sequence MREGGYITLSTPGEQQQELNNLIPDDTRDYQNKSYRESHCSFVLEELKFLPADEKSRDRKARCLWFLDILIKFSFLKIIKKKHPMGPECPHIISRKLMKNFTDLQQWRCSEFNLRR, from the exons atgagggaaggaggatacATCACTCTGTCCACGCCTGGGGAGCA gcaaCAGGAGCTTA ataatttaattcctgatgACACAAGGGATTATCAGAATAAATCCTACAGGGAAAG ccattgctcctttgtcttagaagagctgaagttcctgcctgctgatgagaagagcagggaccgCAAAGCTCGATGCCTCTGGTTCCTGGACATCCTTATtaagttcagcttcctgaaaataatcaagaagaagC ATCCAATGGGTCCTGAATGCCCCCACATCATTAGCAGGAAGCTTATGAAGAACTTCACTGACCTACAACAATGGCGG tgttcagaatttaatctgcgtcgctga